A single window of Fischerella sp. PCC 9605 DNA harbors:
- a CDS encoding MvdC family ATP-grasp ribosomal peptide maturase: MQSPRDVVLLITHSGDFFTVDRVAQALLKRGVQPFRLDTDKFPLAVQIKILLGNNGSDYRLRYSDRSISTQQVQAVWMRRIWQPQVSKNLAPQFQAACARESLATLEGFWDSLREAHWVDDLQRINAAENKLRQLRVAQEVGFVIPRTLVTNNPKEAREFFCEVKGKMVAKLLTPLSVSMKGSPFFLYTSAVKEEDLLDAENLRYCPMVFQEQIPKQWELRVVYVDGKLFVGALDASLYAASTLDWRRASINACIWQPHDLPSEVADCLKAFMARFGLLFGAFDLIQTLLGEYVFLELNPTGEWGMLERDLGYPISEAIADALTFNL; encoded by the coding sequence ATGCAATCACCACGTGATGTTGTTTTATTGATTACCCATAGTGGTGATTTCTTTACAGTGGATAGAGTGGCGCAAGCCCTGTTAAAACGAGGAGTGCAACCATTTCGCCTGGACACTGATAAATTTCCACTTGCGGTACAAATTAAGATACTGCTGGGCAACAATGGCAGTGATTACAGGCTAAGATACAGCGATCGCTCTATTAGCACCCAACAAGTGCAAGCTGTCTGGATGCGTCGTATCTGGCAACCCCAGGTGAGTAAAAATTTGGCTCCGCAATTCCAGGCGGCTTGTGCTAGAGAGTCACTAGCTACCTTGGAGGGGTTTTGGGACAGCCTTAGGGAAGCCCATTGGGTGGATGATTTGCAGCGGATAAATGCAGCTGAGAACAAGCTGCGTCAACTGCGGGTAGCACAGGAAGTAGGTTTTGTCATTCCCCGAACTCTTGTCACTAACAACCCAAAGGAAGCACGGGAGTTTTTCTGCGAGGTAAAGGGGAAAATGGTTGCAAAGCTGTTGACTCCTCTTTCTGTAAGTATGAAAGGCTCCCCTTTCTTTCTCTACACTAGTGCAGTGAAAGAGGAAGATTTGCTTGATGCAGAGAATCTGCGCTATTGTCCAATGGTTTTCCAAGAGCAAATACCAAAGCAGTGGGAACTGCGGGTGGTGTATGTAGATGGAAAGTTATTTGTGGGGGCGCTAGATGCGTCTTTATATGCAGCATCCACTCTTGATTGGCGGCGTGCCAGTATTAATGCTTGCATATGGCAACCTCACGATTTGCCGTCAGAAGTAGCAGATTGTCTCAAAGCATTTATGGCTAGGTTTGGGCTTTTATTTGGAGCTTTTGACTTAATTCAAACACTATTGGGGGAATACGTCTTTCTAGAGCTTAACCCCACAGGAGAGTGGGGAATGCTGGAGCGAGATTTGGGCTACCCAATTTCAGAGGCAATTGCAGACGCTCTAACTTTCAATTTGTAA
- a CDS encoding microviridin/marinostatin family tricyclic proteinase inhibitor codes for MSESKEQALPFFARYLEGQFCEDLSEEEMNAVQGGWGATTLKYPSDNEESHNREDGIAVTKKYPSDADEYVTHKYPSDGDDDIAVTQKYPSDADDVQ; via the coding sequence ATGTCTGAGAGCAAGGAGCAAGCATTGCCATTCTTTGCTCGCTATCTAGAAGGACAATTCTGTGAAGATTTGTCTGAAGAGGAAATGAATGCAGTGCAGGGAGGTTGGGGAGCAACCACCTTGAAGTATCCCTCTGATAACGAAGAATCTCATAACAGAGAAGATGGTATTGCAGTTACTAAAAAGTACCCATCTGATGCTGATGAGTATGTCACTCATAAATATCCATCTGATGGCGATGACGATATTGCTGTAACGCAAAAGTACCCTTCTGACGCTGATGATGTGCAATAA
- a CDS encoding peptidylprolyl isomerase: MMKHLTISGSDIIHSLKLSCQIPGVLEAIASQKIIAAAAQEAGIEVKEEELQQEGDKLRLEKKLVKAKDTWTWLKKHHLSLNEFEELVHNNVISRKLANHLFSAHVEKFFYEHQLDYVAAVTYEVVFDDRDLALELFYALEEGEISFPEIARQYIPEPELRRASGYQGVRYRKDLRPEIAAAVFAATPPEALKPITTPKGVYLIWVEEIIQPQLDEQLREKIITELFSGWLKQQIESMEIVAQLDLGTDLQPQEELLKQA, encoded by the coding sequence ATCATGAAACATCTGACCATTTCTGGTTCAGACATCATTCACAGCCTCAAACTCTCCTGCCAAATTCCTGGTGTTCTTGAGGCCATAGCATCTCAAAAGATTATTGCAGCAGCCGCCCAGGAAGCTGGCATTGAAGTCAAGGAAGAAGAATTGCAGCAAGAAGGAGACAAACTACGCTTAGAGAAGAAACTCGTCAAAGCAAAAGACACTTGGACATGGCTGAAGAAACATCATCTGTCTTTGAATGAGTTTGAAGAATTAGTTCACAACAACGTCATTTCGAGGAAGTTAGCGAATCATCTGTTTTCGGCTCATGTCGAAAAGTTCTTTTATGAACATCAACTAGATTATGTTGCCGCCGTTACCTATGAAGTCGTCTTTGATGATAGAGATTTGGCTTTGGAATTGTTTTATGCCCTAGAAGAAGGCGAAATCAGTTTTCCTGAAATTGCTCGCCAATACATTCCCGAACCAGAACTCCGTCGTGCTAGTGGATATCAAGGAGTTCGATATCGCAAAGACTTGCGTCCGGAGATTGCAGCGGCTGTATTTGCTGCAACTCCACCTGAGGCTCTCAAACCAATTACTACTCCTAAAGGAGTGTATTTAATTTGGGTTGAAGAAATTATTCAACCCCAACTAGATGAACAGTTACGCGAAAAAATTATCACAGAGTTATTTTCTGGTTGGTTAAAGCAACAAATCGAGAGCATGGAAATTGTGGCGCAGCTAGATTTAGGTACCGATTTACAACCACAGGAGGAACTGCTGAAGCAAGCTTAA